From the Alkalibacter rhizosphaerae genome, one window contains:
- the metK gene encoding methionine adenosyltransferase has translation MTKKLFTSESVTEGHPDKMCDQISDAILDAILEQDPEARVACETLVTTGMVLVAGEITTDCYVDIQKVVRETVREIGYTRAKYGFDCETCAVLTTINEQSADIAQGVDRALEVRGDDGLVQREAEIGAGDQGMMFGFACDETPELMPLPISLAHRLAQKLTDVRKNSTLEYLRPDGKTQVTVEYDNDVPVRVDTIVISTQHSPEVDLDTIRRDLIKYVIKPIVKEEFLDDETKIYINPTGRFVIGGPQGDAGLTGRKIIVDTYGGYGRHGGGAFSGKDPTKVDRAGAYAARHVAKNIVAAGLAKKCEVELAYAIGVAKPVSIFVETFGTGAIDDDKLVELIKRNFDLRPGAMIRDLELRRPIYKKTAAYGHFGRTDLDLPWEKTDKAEILKREAK, from the coding sequence ATGACAAAAAAATTATTTACATCCGAGTCCGTTACGGAAGGCCATCCGGATAAAATGTGCGACCAGATCTCCGATGCCATCCTGGACGCCATCCTGGAACAGGACCCCGAAGCCCGTGTGGCCTGCGAGACTCTGGTGACCACAGGAATGGTCCTGGTGGCAGGCGAGATCACCACGGACTGTTATGTGGACATACAAAAGGTGGTCCGGGAAACGGTTCGGGAGATCGGATACACCCGGGCGAAATACGGGTTCGATTGCGAAACCTGCGCGGTGTTGACCACCATCAATGAACAATCCGCCGACATCGCCCAGGGCGTGGACCGGGCCTTGGAAGTTCGAGGCGACGACGGACTGGTGCAGCGGGAAGCGGAGATCGGCGCCGGAGACCAGGGGATGATGTTCGGGTTTGCCTGCGACGAGACGCCGGAATTGATGCCTCTGCCTATTTCACTGGCTCATCGACTTGCCCAGAAATTGACGGATGTGCGAAAAAACAGCACTTTGGAGTATTTGCGTCCAGATGGAAAGACCCAGGTCACCGTGGAATACGACAATGACGTTCCCGTTCGGGTGGATACCATCGTCATCTCCACCCAGCACAGTCCGGAGGTGGATCTGGACACCATTCGCAGGGATCTGATCAAATATGTGATCAAACCCATCGTAAAGGAAGAATTCCTGGATGATGAAACCAAGATCTACATCAACCCCACGGGACGCTTCGTCATTGGCGGTCCTCAAGGGGATGCCGGGTTGACGGGACGGAAGATCATCGTGGATACCTATGGGGGCTACGGCCGGCACGGCGGTGGAGCCTTCTCCGGCAAAGATCCGACGAAAGTGGACCGTGCCGGTGCCTATGCGGCCAGACATGTGGCAAAGAACATCGTTGCTGCAGGATTGGCCAAAAAATGTGAAGTGGAATTGGCCTATGCCATCGGCGTGGCAAAGCCCGTATCCATTTTTGTGGAGACCTTCGGGACCGGTGCCATCGATGACGACAAGCTGGTGGAACTGATCAAACGAAACTTCGATCTGCGACCGGGAGCCATGATCCGGGATCTGGAGCTTCGACGGCCCATCTATAAAAAAACGGCGGCCTATGGCCATTTCGGACGCACCGATCTGGATCTGCCCTGGGAAAAAACAGACAAGGCGGAGATCCTGAAGCGGGAAGCAAAATAA
- a CDS encoding dihydrofolate reductase yields MLIAVLAVGKNNELGKDNQLPWHLPNDLKHFRKITDSMPMIMGRETFEALPGVLPGREHIVLTRNTDYQVDHPMVKVVHSVDDILDSLDPEKDYSVIGGKQIFQLFMPYTDKIHLTRIDEAFDADTYFDEPDPEEWVVVSEEAGILDEENTLPHRFLVLERKKK; encoded by the coding sequence ATGTTGATCGCCGTTTTGGCTGTAGGAAAAAACAACGAATTGGGAAAAGACAACCAACTTCCCTGGCATCTTCCCAATGATCTGAAACATTTTCGAAAAATCACGGACAGCATGCCCATGATCATGGGAAGGGAGACCTTTGAGGCCCTCCCCGGCGTGCTTCCCGGAAGGGAACACATCGTTCTGACCAGAAACACGGATTACCAGGTGGACCATCCCATGGTGAAAGTCGTCCATTCCGTGGATGACATTTTGGACAGCCTGGATCCTGAGAAAGACTACAGCGTCATCGGGGGAAAGCAGATCTTTCAGCTGTTCATGCCCTATACGGACAAGATCCACCTGACACGGATCGACGAGGCTTTCGATGCAGACACCTATTTCGATGAACCGGACCCGGAAGAGTGGGTGGTGGTCTCCGAAGAAGCGGGGATCCTGGACGAAGAAAACACCCTGCCCCATCGGTTTTTGGTGTTGGAACGGAAGAAGAAATAA
- the fabZ gene encoding 3-hydroxyacyl-ACP dehydratase FabZ, with protein MELNSNQIQEIIPHRYPFLLVDRITELEPGVKATGLKNVSVNEYFFQGHFPQEHVMPGVLIIEALAQVGAVAILSLEENKGKIAYFGGIKKAKFKRKVIPGDTLVLKTEIIRSMGPVGVGQAVATCNGEICVEAELTFAVGE; from the coding sequence ATGGAACTAAACAGCAATCAGATCCAGGAGATCATCCCCCATCGCTATCCCTTTCTTCTGGTGGACCGGATCACGGAACTGGAACCGGGGGTAAAAGCCACTGGCTTGAAGAACGTGTCCGTGAACGAATACTTCTTTCAGGGTCACTTTCCCCAGGAACATGTGATGCCCGGCGTTTTGATCATTGAAGCCCTGGCACAGGTGGGCGCCGTGGCCATTTTGAGCCTGGAGGAGAACAAGGGAAAGATCGCCTATTTCGGCGGCATCAAAAAAGCGAAGTTCAAACGAAAAGTGATACCGGGAGACACCCTGGTATTGAAAACCGAGATCATCCGCAGCATGGGTCCCGTCGGCGTAGGCCAGGCCGTGGCCACCTGCAACGGAGAAATCTGCGTGGAAGCGGAATTAACCTTTGCCGTCGGTGAATAA
- the fabF gene encoding beta-ketoacyl-ACP synthase II has translation MNRVVITGLGAISPLGETAEEFWTNAKKGTCGIGLIDHFDTTGYEVTLAAQVKEFHPETYIHKREIKRLDRYSQFGIYASCQAYEDAGLKDVSIDRERFGILVSSGIGGIETFYEQTKKQIEKGFDRISPYFIPMIIPNMAAGNIAIALEAKGPCLSIVTACASATNAIGEAFHKIRMGIMDVAIAGGSEASICETGIAGFMAMKALSTSTDPNRASIPFDKERDGFVMGEGAGVLVLESLDHALNRNAKIYGELVGYGATCDAHHITSPAPEGEGGGRAMKMAVQDAGLQLTDVDYINAHGTSTYYNDVNESAAIKNLFGDHCDHLAVSSTKSMVGHLLGASGGVEAIACVKALQEGFLPPTINYRVPDPECTLDYIPNEGRSSDATIALSNSLGFGGHNATLAFKKWEGDV, from the coding sequence ATGAACAGAGTTGTCATTACAGGGTTGGGCGCCATTAGCCCTCTGGGGGAAACGGCCGAAGAGTTTTGGACCAACGCCAAAAAAGGCACTTGCGGAATCGGTCTCATCGACCACTTTGACACCACCGGTTACGAAGTGACCCTGGCCGCTCAGGTAAAAGAATTTCATCCGGAAACCTATATCCATAAACGAGAGATCAAACGACTGGACCGCTATTCCCAGTTTGGCATCTATGCTTCCTGCCAGGCCTACGAAGATGCGGGACTCAAAGATGTCTCCATAGACAGAGAACGGTTCGGGATCCTTGTTTCCAGCGGCATCGGAGGCATCGAGACCTTCTATGAACAAACCAAAAAACAGATCGAAAAGGGCTTCGACCGGATCAGCCCCTATTTCATCCCCATGATCATCCCCAACATGGCGGCTGGTAACATCGCCATCGCTTTGGAGGCGAAGGGGCCCTGTCTTTCCATCGTGACGGCATGCGCCTCCGCCACCAACGCCATCGGTGAAGCCTTCCACAAGATCCGCATGGGGATCATGGACGTGGCCATTGCCGGCGGCAGCGAAGCTTCCATTTGCGAAACAGGCATCGCCGGATTCATGGCCATGAAAGCGCTGAGCACTTCTACAGACCCCAACCGGGCTTCCATCCCCTTCGACAAGGAGCGGGACGGATTCGTCATGGGGGAAGGAGCCGGTGTTTTGGTGCTGGAATCATTGGACCATGCCTTGAATCGAAATGCCAAGATCTATGGAGAGCTCGTGGGCTACGGCGCCACCTGCGACGCCCACCACATCACCTCCCCTGCTCCGGAAGGAGAAGGAGGCGGAAGGGCCATGAAGATGGCCGTTCAGGACGCCGGTCTCCAGCTTACGGACGTGGATTACATCAACGCCCATGGGACCAGCACCTACTACAACGACGTCAATGAAAGCGCCGCCATCAAAAACCTTTTCGGCGATCACTGCGATCATTTGGCCGTCAGTTCCACCAAGTCCATGGTGGGCCACCTGCTGGGAGCCTCCGGCGGCGTGGAAGCCATTGCCTGCGTCAAAGCGCTACAGGAAGGATTCCTGCCACCTACCATCAACTATCGGGTGCCGGATCCGGAATGCACTCTGGACTACATCCCCAACGAGGGAAGATCTTCCGACGCCACCATCGCCTTGTCAAACTCTTTGGGCTTCGGCGGACACAACGCCACCCTTGCATTTAAAAAATGGGAAGGAGACGTGTGA